In Papaver somniferum cultivar HN1 chromosome 1, ASM357369v1, whole genome shotgun sequence, a genomic segment contains:
- the LOC113354118 gene encoding putative nuclease HARBI1, whose translation MTYGIDLSIGDDREERAIVLYQYMTQRMHRLFQPVPQEVLTRQMVDRQREDGDARMMHDYFGPNCTWGPKKFHQRLGMYRPIFLRILSEIVVADPAFDFQVDFTGKLGHSPHMKMYAVMKCLCKGIAADSTDDYVRMGASTVYMYVKRFTRVIVRHFSPRYMRLPTREDTERLLAENAARGFPGMLGSVDCMHFQWKNCPTTWEGTFRGHEKKPTIILEAVASYDRWFWHGFFGTPGSNNDLNVLAQSPLFDMMVNGLATLFNYRINGHSYDKGYYLADSIYPRLSCIVQSFKILLPNQPANTLFNKYQQAKRTDVERAFGNLQNKFQITKNPAIYWDKEDINFIIKACLILHNMVIENEKRNLYWGQVVNEPIRQVIGIPRSYHELRNDEAYLQLRNDLVQHIWIRHGLGLRDGEMPPESPPPPPDDLDGSDGEFDPTDVYPPEEKL comes from the coding sequence ATGACGTATGGTATCGATCTTAGCATTGGTGATGATAGAGAGGAGAGAGCAATTGTGTTGTACCAGTATATGACTCAAAGAATGCATAGGCTCTTCCAACCGGTGCCTCAAGAAGTATTGACGCGACAAATGGTGGACAGGCAGCGAGAGGATGGAGATGCAAGGATGATGCATGACTACTTTGGACCTAACTGTACTTGGGGCCCTAAGAAGTTCCACCAACGTTTGGGTATGTATCGACCTATTTTCTTACGTATTCTAAGTGAAATAGTTGTTGCGGATCCTGCTTTTGATTTCCAAGTTGATTTCACCGGAAAACTTGGCCACTCTCCCCACATGAAGATGTATGCCGTAATGAAATGTTTGTGTAAAGGCATAGCCGCTGATAGCACAGATGATTATGTCCGTATGGGAGCGTCGACCGTCTATATGTATGTCAAGAGGTTTACTAGGGTAATTGTTCGGCACTTTAGTCCAAGGTATATGCGACTTCCTACAAGAGAAGACACGGAAAGATTATTGGCAGAAAATGCAGCTAGAGGGTTTCCTGGAATGCTTGGAagtgttgattgtatgcattTTCAGTGGAAGAATTGTCCAACAACATGGGAAGGTACGTTCCGTGGACATGAGAAAAAACCTACCATCATCTTAGAAGCTGTGGCATCATATGATcggtggttttggcatggtttctttGGAACGCCAGGGTCGAACAACGACTTGAACGTCTTGGCTCAATCTCCACTTTTTGATATGATGGTTAATGGTTTAGCAACTCTTTTTAATTACCGCATCAATGGACACAGCTACGACAAGGGTTACTACTTGGCGGATAGTATATATCCACGATTGTCTTGTATTGTGCAGTCATTCAAAATTCTTCTTCCAAATCAGCCAGCCAATACGTTGTTCAATAAATACCAACAAGCGAAGAGAACGGATGTTGAAAGGGCTTTTGGAAATCTCCAAAACAAGTTCCAAATAACAAAAAATCCAGCAATATATTGGGATAAGGAGGATATAAACTTTATTATCAAGGCTTGTTTGATtttgcataacatggtcattgagaATGAAAAACGTAACTTATATTGGGGTCAAGTCGTGAACGAACCAATACGACAGGTTATTGGAATACCGAGGTCATACCACGAGTTAAGGAATGATGAGGCATATCTCCAACTCCGCAATGATCTTGTTCAACATATTTGGATACGACATGGATTAGGTCTCAGAGACGGTGAAATGCCACCAGAATCTCCCCCTCCGCCACCAGATGATCTTGACGGTTCAGATGGTGAATTCGATCCTACCGATGTTTACCCACCAGAAGAAAAGCTTTAG
- the LOC113334108 gene encoding uncharacterized protein LOC113334108: MGDGGCRPLGFLIGLPFALIALVLSLVGAVIWVLGTVLSCICPCCICCAGLANFAVSLIKLPFSIISWFIDQIPC, encoded by the exons ATGGGGGATGGTGGTTGTAGACCTTTGGGTTTCTTGATTGGACTTCCGTTTGCTCTGATTGCATTGGTTTTATCTCTTGTTGGCGCTGTTATTTGGGTTCTTGG GACTGTGTTGAGTTGTATATGCCCATGCTGCATATGTTGTGCTGGACTTGCTAACTTTGCTGTATCACTCATCAAACTTCCGTTCAGTATTATCAGTTGGTTCATTGATCAGATCCCTTGTTAA